A region from the Cannabis sativa cultivar Pink pepper isolate KNU-18-1 chromosome 9, ASM2916894v1, whole genome shotgun sequence genome encodes:
- the LOC133031314 gene encoding protein FAR1-RELATED SEQUENCE 5-like — MKQAIVEHMPDVTHRLCAWHLNTNASKKVKDPIFLKTFKDLMYNYYEEEEFEARWLDVIQTQQLTDNEWCQTTFESRQQWAETYLRGSFVAGMRTTQRCESINSALKKFLEKNYCLREFVTTIDMTVSKLRHNETANDFKSRCTRPHPPNPTCLTTYYKQCAEFYTRTMYHKVAEQLDLENNYFVITQEQEGEWQIFTIGKFQHPDVQYRVHYCEGRRALHCSCLLYESQGYPCRHLWATMKRLNMRRIPNSLLMK; from the coding sequence ATGAAACAGGCTATCGTTGAACACATGCCCGATGTTACGCACCGTCTCTGCGCTTGGCATCTCAATACAAATGCTTCGAAAAAGGTTAAAGATCCGATCTTCTTAAAAACATTTAAGGATCTCATGTACAACTACTACGAGGAGGAAGAATTTGAAGCAAGATGGTTAGACGTCATCCAAACCCAACAACTAACAGATAATGAATGGTGTCAAACAACATTCGAGTCAAGACAACAATGGGCAGAAACTTATTTAAGGGGTTCATTCGTTGCAGGAATGAGAACCACACAACGTTGCGAATCCATCAACTCCGCTCTAAAAAAATTTTTAGAGAAGAATTATTGCTTGCGTGAATTTGTAACAACCATAGATATGACAGTCTCAAAGCTCAGACACAACGAGACTGCAAATGACTTCAAAAGCAGATGCACACGACCTCACCCACCTAATCCTACATGCTTGACCACTTACTACAAACAATGTGctgaattctacacaagaaCTATGTACCACAAGGTTGCTGAGCAGCTTGATTTAGAGAATAACTATTTTGTCATAACTCAAGAGCAAGAAGGAGAGTGGCAGATATTCACCATTGGAAAGTTCCAGCATCCGGACGTCCAATACCGAGTTCATTACTGTGAAGGCCGAAGAGCACTACACTGTAGTTGCTTGCTCTATGAAAGTCAAGGGTACCCTTGTAGACATTTATGGGCTACAATGAAAAGATTAAACATGAGAAGAATACCTAATTCTCTTCTCATGAAGTGA